Proteins found in one Haloarcula litorea genomic segment:
- a CDS encoding DNA-binding protein → MSSNNASGKVVSVDEQAFEKAGGQTIDEDGFPVVDETPEFEAAVEQETQAKVDANHPDGIADTSEDRIHGVTLEQEERIRAREAELERISAQAELGTQEGREQRTREVVSELCGRDEPAPAERTDPREKLTQDVLAKVNKQAMRISDEVKGGWSRAVVAKQLAEKVARGRDVTKAVLETLEELKAAPGAIVPIADVPDVPVGEVTVEGTIETLWEPSSSSIQQVGLIADDSGKIKFTCWEKSGQTVVREGQKVRFRAAAKNWYEGRCSIALTGWSRIEFPERGRWWEE, encoded by the coding sequence ATGTCTAGTAACAACGCAAGCGGAAAGGTCGTTTCGGTCGATGAACAGGCATTCGAGAAAGCGGGCGGTCAGACGATCGATGAAGACGGCTTCCCGGTCGTCGACGAGACGCCGGAGTTCGAGGCGGCGGTCGAGCAGGAGACGCAGGCGAAGGTGGATGCGAACCACCCGGACGGGATCGCGGACACGAGCGAAGACCGGATTCACGGCGTCACCCTCGAACAGGAAGAGCGCATTCGGGCGCGGGAAGCCGAACTGGAGCGCATCAGTGCCCAGGCCGAGCTGGGAACGCAGGAGGGCCGGGAACAGCGCACGCGAGAAGTCGTCAGCGAGCTGTGTGGCCGTGACGAACCGGCGCCGGCGGAGCGCACGGATCCCCGTGAGAAGCTGACGCAAGACGTACTCGCGAAGGTGAACAAGCAGGCGATGCGGATCAGCGACGAAGTGAAAGGCGGCTGGTCGAGAGCGGTCGTCGCGAAGCAGCTGGCCGAGAAGGTGGCACGCGGTCGGGACGTCACGAAGGCGGTGCTGGAGACCCTCGAGGAACTGAAGGCAGCGCCGGGGGCGATCGTGCCCATCGCGGACGTGCCGGACGTCCCGGTCGGTGAAGTGACGGTCGAAGGAACAATCGAGACCCTCTGGGAGCCTTCCTCCTCAAGCATCCAGCAAGTCGGGCTGATAGCGGATGATAGCGGGAAAATCAAGTTCACCTGCTGGGAGAAATCCGGGCAGACAGTGGTGCGTGAAGGTCAAAAGGTGCGGTTCCGGGCAGCAGCCAAGAACTGGTACGAAGGTCGGTGTTCAATCGCGCTGACCGGGTGGTCCCGGATTGAGTTCCCGGAGCGCGGTCGGTGGTGGGAAGAATAG